Proteins from a genomic interval of Caulobacter rhizosphaerae:
- a CDS encoding Fur family transcriptional regulator has translation MAHHAACDHDHHNHGVAGSALAAELDAAEARCGAVDQRLTAPRRRVLELLLQAGQPVKAYDLIASFAIDGPPAKPPTVYRALDFLEKQGFAHRIESLNAYVACRKEADGHAAAFLICDCCGATREIEPKASAEIIAAGAAAGYALTDVTIEAHGLCADCREA, from the coding sequence ATGGCCCATCACGCCGCGTGCGATCACGACCACCACAACCACGGCGTCGCCGGTTCGGCCCTCGCCGCCGAGCTCGACGCCGCCGAGGCGCGCTGCGGCGCCGTCGACCAGCGCCTGACCGCCCCGCGCCGCCGGGTGCTGGAACTGTTGCTGCAGGCCGGCCAGCCCGTGAAGGCCTACGACCTGATCGCCAGCTTCGCCATTGATGGTCCGCCTGCCAAGCCGCCGACCGTCTACAGGGCCCTGGACTTTCTCGAGAAGCAGGGCTTCGCCCACCGCATCGAGAGCCTCAACGCCTATGTCGCCTGCCGCAAGGAAGCCGACGGCCACGCCGCCGCCTTCCTGATCTGCGACTGCTGCGGCGCCACCCGCGAGATCGAGCCCAAGGCCAGCGCCGAGATCATCGCCGCCGGCGCCGCCGCAGGCTACGCCCTGACCGACGTGACCATCGAGGCTCATGGGCTCTGCGCGGATTGCCGCGAAGCCTAG
- the phnC gene encoding phosphonate ABC transporter ATP-binding protein → MTSDPVLSIRAASKTFGSRRALDAVSLDVGRGEMIALIGPSGSGKSTLLRSIDGLQTIDEGEGVITAFAGPVQARGRVSDQVRKARIRIGFIAQQFNLVGRLTLFTNVALGSLGRIGTLRGLFGAWPAETRTAAMAALHRVGVADYAAQRANTLSGGQQQRGAIARALVQRAKIILADEPVASLDPVSARKVMEILRDLNKTDGLTVVVTLHQVDYALRYCDRVVALKAGQKVYDGPTSGLDRAKLIDIYGPEFEDVFWEGAPQ, encoded by the coding sequence ATGACGTCGGACCCTGTTCTCTCGATCCGCGCCGCCTCCAAGACCTTCGGGTCGCGGCGGGCGCTGGACGCCGTTTCGCTCGACGTCGGTCGCGGCGAGATGATCGCGCTCATCGGCCCGTCGGGCTCGGGCAAATCGACCCTGCTGCGTTCGATCGACGGCCTGCAGACCATTGATGAGGGAGAAGGCGTGATCACCGCCTTCGCCGGCCCGGTCCAGGCCCGGGGCCGGGTCAGCGACCAGGTGCGCAAGGCCCGCATCCGCATCGGCTTCATCGCCCAGCAGTTCAACCTGGTCGGCCGCCTGACCCTGTTCACCAACGTCGCCCTGGGCTCGCTGGGGCGGATCGGTACGCTGCGCGGCCTGTTCGGGGCCTGGCCGGCCGAGACGCGGACGGCGGCCATGGCCGCCCTTCACCGTGTGGGCGTGGCCGACTACGCCGCCCAGCGCGCCAACACCCTGTCGGGCGGCCAGCAGCAGCGCGGGGCCATCGCCCGGGCCTTGGTCCAGAGGGCCAAGATCATCCTCGCCGACGAGCCGGTCGCCTCGCTCGACCCGGTTTCGGCGCGCAAGGTCATGGAGATCCTCCGTGACCTGAACAAGACCGACGGCCTGACCGTGGTGGTCACCCTGCACCAGGTCGACTACGCCCTGCGCTATTGCGACCGGGTGGTGGCGCTGAAGGCCGGCCAGAAGGTCTATGACGGCCCGACCAGCGGCCTGGATCGCGCCAAACTCATCGACATCTACGGCCCGGAATTCGAGGACGTATTCTGGGAAGGAGCCCCGCAATGA
- a CDS encoding SH3 domain-containing protein, with protein sequence MVKHSIATALSVGAVLASLVAAPLPAAAQSKGISGLFGCEGSGKKQEGGALIGAAAGALVGRAVSKNEKTLGTVLGAAAGAAAGAYIGCRMQSTDQAMAQQATKRALDSGRSESWSNSRTGASGRIDVVSSSYGPPISGETLRFERGVQTLRSYDAVGGDYTARGTANLRSSPSTTGKVVGKLSAGQRVEVLGGAPNSNWLLVGRDGYGVGYVSAALLNQSGYGPEASCRIINASISTRNDRPTTERYSACKDDRGEWQLTAA encoded by the coding sequence ATGGTCAAACACTCGATCGCCACCGCGCTCAGCGTCGGCGCCGTCCTCGCCTCGCTGGTCGCCGCGCCGCTGCCGGCCGCGGCCCAGTCCAAGGGGATCAGCGGCCTGTTCGGCTGCGAAGGCTCGGGCAAGAAGCAGGAGGGCGGGGCCCTGATCGGCGCCGCCGCCGGGGCCCTGGTCGGCCGCGCGGTCAGCAAGAATGAAAAGACCCTGGGCACGGTGCTGGGGGCCGCGGCCGGCGCGGCGGCGGGGGCCTATATCGGCTGCCGCATGCAGTCGACCGACCAGGCCATGGCCCAGCAGGCCACCAAGCGCGCCCTGGACAGCGGCCGTTCGGAGAGCTGGAGCAATTCGCGCACCGGCGCCTCGGGCCGCATCGACGTGGTCTCCTCGTCCTATGGCCCGCCGATCAGCGGCGAGACCCTGCGCTTCGAGCGCGGCGTCCAGACGCTGCGCAGCTACGACGCCGTCGGCGGCGATTACACCGCCCGCGGGACCGCCAACCTGCGCTCGAGCCCGTCGACCACCGGCAAGGTGGTGGGCAAGCTGTCGGCCGGCCAGCGGGTCGAGGTGCTGGGCGGCGCGCCCAACAGCAACTGGCTGCTGGTGGGCCGCGACGGCTACGGCGTCGGCTATGTCTCGGCCGCGCTGCTGAACCAGAGCGGCTATGGCCCGGAAGCCAGCTGCCGAATCATCAACGCCTCGATCAGCACCCGCAACGACCGCCCGACCACCGAGCGCTACAGCGCCTGCAAGGACGATCGCGGCGAGTGGCAGCTGACGGCGGCCTGA
- a CDS encoding thioesterase family protein, with protein sequence MTPTETFPGVEIWRGGVNTWDCDEMGHMNVRFYVTRAMEGLAGLAAELGLPHAFSPWANATLMVREQHIRFLREAHAGAALHMLGGVMAISETEARVLQLLVHTATGQLAATFQTTIAHVTPREGEAFPWPRIVHERAAALQVEPPDQARARSLDLSPFAPTASLARAEALNLKRIGLGALSPTDCDVFGRMRMEQFIGRVSDGIGAFIGPFRDIVVAHAEPRPARVGGAVLEYRLAQLAWPRAGDRVELRSGLVGTEGSAMRVVHWMLDPTTGRPWGTSEAVAVTFDLDARRVAQISDAARAELGKAAVKGLAL encoded by the coding sequence ATGACGCCCACCGAGACCTTCCCCGGCGTCGAGATCTGGCGTGGCGGCGTCAACACCTGGGACTGCGACGAGATGGGGCACATGAACGTGCGCTTCTACGTCACCCGGGCCATGGAGGGGCTGGCCGGGCTGGCCGCCGAGCTGGGCCTGCCACACGCCTTCTCGCCCTGGGCGAACGCCACCCTGATGGTCCGCGAGCAGCACATCCGCTTCCTGCGCGAGGCCCATGCCGGGGCGGCCCTGCACATGCTGGGCGGGGTGATGGCGATCTCCGAGACCGAGGCCCGGGTGCTGCAGCTCCTGGTCCACACGGCGACCGGCCAGCTGGCGGCGACCTTTCAGACAACGATCGCCCATGTCACACCGCGCGAAGGCGAGGCCTTTCCCTGGCCGCGCATCGTCCACGAGCGCGCGGCGGCGCTGCAGGTCGAGCCGCCCGACCAGGCCCGGGCGCGCAGCCTGGACCTGTCGCCGTTCGCCCCGACCGCCAGCCTAGCCCGCGCCGAGGCCCTGAACCTCAAGCGCATCGGCCTGGGGGCCCTGTCGCCGACCGATTGCGACGTGTTCGGACGAATGCGCATGGAGCAGTTCATCGGCCGGGTCTCCGACGGCATCGGCGCCTTCATCGGCCCGTTCCGCGACATCGTCGTCGCCCACGCAGAGCCCCGCCCCGCACGGGTCGGCGGCGCGGTCCTGGAATACCGTCTGGCCCAGCTGGCCTGGCCCCGGGCCGGCGACCGGGTCGAGCTGCGCTCCGGCCTGGTCGGGACCGAGGGCTCGGCCATGCGGGTGGTGCACTGGATGCTGGACCCGACCACCGGCCGGCCCTGGGGCACGTCCGAAGCCGTGGCGGTCACCTTCGACCTGGACGCCCGCAGGGTGGCGCAGATCAGCGACGCGGCGCGGGCGGAACTGGGCAAGGCGGCGGTGAAGGGGCTGGCGCTGTAG
- a CDS encoding alpha/beta fold hydrolase translates to MDAAVFREPRRRFIPIASRAGAGEMAVLEFGPADRPVDVVFVHANGFNGQTYRALLAPLSAGLRILAVDQRGHGSSRLAANPERRRSWLDLRDDLLALLAALDQGPAVLAGHSMGGTVSLLAAAAAPEKVRGLVLLDPVIMPRIMAFYAHMPWTSGALWRHLPLVQGALRRRAVFENREAAFAAYRGRGAFRTWPETMLADYVGGGFKDRDDGKVELACAPAWEASNYSAQAHDPWRAMGRIRCPARVLKAEKGSTCHVGDGAGVMRRHPHIRVETVAGASHFLPMERPDLAREAIFEMAAG, encoded by the coding sequence ATGGACGCGGCCGTCTTCCGGGAACCTCGCCGACGCTTCATCCCGATCGCCAGCCGCGCCGGGGCCGGCGAGATGGCGGTGCTGGAATTCGGGCCCGCCGACCGCCCGGTGGACGTGGTCTTCGTCCATGCCAACGGCTTCAACGGCCAGACCTACCGCGCCTTGCTGGCCCCGCTGTCGGCCGGCCTGCGGATCCTGGCGGTCGACCAGCGCGGCCACGGCTCCAGCCGTCTCGCCGCCAATCCGGAGCGTCGGCGAAGCTGGCTGGACCTGCGCGACGACCTGCTGGCCCTGCTGGCCGCCCTCGACCAGGGGCCGGCGGTGCTGGCCGGCCATTCGATGGGCGGCACCGTCAGCCTGCTGGCCGCCGCCGCGGCGCCGGAAAAGGTGCGCGGCCTGGTGCTGCTGGACCCGGTGATCATGCCGCGGATCATGGCCTTCTACGCCCACATGCCCTGGACGTCCGGCGCGCTGTGGCGGCATCTGCCGCTGGTCCAGGGCGCGCTGCGCCGCCGCGCGGTGTTCGAAAACCGCGAGGCCGCCTTCGCCGCCTATCGCGGCCGCGGGGCGTTCAGGACCTGGCCCGAGACCATGCTGGCCGACTATGTCGGCGGCGGCTTCAAGGATCGCGACGACGGCAAGGTCGAGCTGGCCTGCGCGCCGGCCTGGGAGGCCTCCAACTACAGCGCCCAGGCCCACGACCCCTGGCGGGCCATGGGCCGCATCCGCTGCCCGGCGCGGGTTCTGAAGGCCGAGAAGGGCTCGACCTGCCACGTCGGCGACGGCGCGGGCGTGATGCGCCGCCACCCTCACATCCGCGTCGAGACGGTGGCCGGCGCCAGCCACTTCCTGCCGATGGAGCGCCCAGACCTGGCGCGCGAGGCGATCTTCGAGATGGCGGCGGGGTAG
- a CDS encoding crotonase/enoyl-CoA hydratase family protein, translated as MPDKPDYSCFDVEIETGVAHLRLKRPEALNTMTRAFWNELPAIVRDIDDNARARCIVISSTGKHFCAGMDLSVFTDGEGVTGGEPADRFVAAESFRRHVHHLQDTFSCLDEARMPVIAAIQGGCIGGAVDFTSACDIRYASADAFFTIHEINIGMTADVGTFPRLCKLIPEGWVRELAYTGRRLPAARARDLGLVNEVFATHEEVVAHALATAREIASKSPLAVAGSKVMINYARDHSIRDALDYIATWQTGMFSPPHMMEAFQAKAQNREPVYPDLVPLRKRM; from the coding sequence GTGCCGGACAAGCCAGACTATAGCTGCTTCGATGTCGAGATCGAGACAGGCGTGGCGCATCTGCGCCTGAAACGTCCCGAGGCCCTCAACACCATGACCCGGGCGTTCTGGAACGAGCTGCCGGCCATCGTCCGCGACATCGACGACAACGCCCGCGCCCGGTGCATTGTCATCTCCTCGACCGGCAAGCATTTCTGCGCCGGCATGGACCTGTCGGTGTTCACCGACGGCGAGGGCGTGACGGGCGGCGAGCCCGCCGACCGCTTCGTGGCCGCCGAGAGCTTCCGTCGCCACGTTCACCACCTGCAGGACACCTTCTCCTGCCTGGACGAGGCGCGGATGCCGGTGATCGCCGCGATCCAGGGCGGCTGCATCGGCGGGGCGGTCGACTTCACCAGCGCCTGCGACATCCGCTACGCCAGCGCCGACGCCTTCTTCACGATCCACGAGATCAACATCGGCATGACCGCCGACGTCGGCACCTTCCCACGCCTGTGCAAGCTGATCCCCGAAGGCTGGGTGCGCGAGCTGGCCTATACCGGCCGCCGCCTGCCGGCCGCCAGAGCGCGCGACCTCGGCCTGGTCAACGAGGTGTTTGCCACCCACGAGGAGGTCGTCGCCCACGCCCTGGCCACCGCCCGCGAGATCGCCTCCAAGTCGCCCCTGGCCGTCGCCGGCAGCAAGGTGATGATCAACTACGCCCGCGATCATTCGATCCGCGACGCCCTGGACTATATCGCCACCTGGCAGACCGGCATGTTCTCGCCGCCGCACATGATGGAGGCCTTCCAGGCCAAGGCCCAGAACCGCGAACCGGTCTATCCGGACCTCGTGCCGCTCAGGAAGCGGATGTAG
- a CDS encoding acid phosphatase produces MRVGLMIGMTALALAGCASLTGSQADPYLAKGAYDARQAVPPPPPAGSAADQRDRAVFLATRRLKDTPRWSLARQDTHKAAIADAYSCALGVTPSRQATPRLAALLRRIGRDVRPAVAAPKRLYDRKRPYQVQPGAICVRSGLVTALTPDYPSGHATWGWTVGLVLAKAQPQRSDAILARARAYGESRVVCGVHNASSVEAGRLNAAALVRTLERSPAFTADLAAVGRELDAARTAGLVPDPARCTAEAAVLAQRPY; encoded by the coding sequence ATGCGCGTCGGCTTGATGATCGGGATGACCGCCCTGGCTCTGGCCGGCTGCGCCAGCCTGACGGGCTCGCAGGCCGATCCCTACCTGGCCAAGGGCGCCTACGACGCGCGCCAGGCCGTGCCGCCGCCTCCCCCGGCGGGGTCCGCCGCCGACCAGCGGGACCGGGCCGTCTTCCTGGCCACCCGCCGGCTGAAGGACACCCCGCGCTGGTCGCTGGCCAGGCAGGACACGCACAAGGCCGCGATCGCGGACGCCTACAGCTGCGCCTTGGGCGTGACGCCCAGCCGCCAGGCCACGCCTCGGCTGGCGGCGCTGCTACGGCGGATCGGGCGCGACGTGCGACCGGCTGTGGCGGCGCCCAAGCGGCTCTACGACCGCAAGCGGCCCTACCAGGTGCAGCCGGGCGCGATCTGCGTGCGCAGCGGCCTGGTCACCGCCTTGACGCCCGACTACCCCTCCGGCCACGCCACCTGGGGCTGGACGGTGGGACTGGTCCTGGCCAAGGCCCAGCCGCAACGGTCCGACGCCATCCTGGCCCGCGCCAGGGCCTATGGCGAAAGCCGGGTGGTGTGCGGCGTGCACAACGCCTCCTCGGTCGAGGCGGGTCGGCTGAACGCCGCCGCCCTGGTCAGGACCCTGGAGCGCTCGCCGGCCTTCACCGCGGACCTGGCCGCCGTCGGCCGCGAACTGGACGCCGCCCGGACGGCGGGCCTCGTCCCTGATCCCGCCCGCTGCACGGCTGAGGCGGCGGTGCTGGCCCAGCGACCGTACTGA
- the phnD gene encoding phosphate/phosphite/phosphonate ABC transporter substrate-binding protein, with the protein MIRRTALSRLGVAGLGLVAALTLAACGEQKAAGPAASKDTIVFSILSTESAQNMESYWKPILADMEQSTGMKVKPFFSSNYSSLIVAMGAKQTDVGWFSNASGLEAVRRSGGEVFARTFDPSGTDGYKSVIIVPADSKLTVEGLLKCDKSLNFGIGDKKSTSGTLAPMTYLFIPADKKPETCFKTVLSASHDANLFAVANHKLDAATNNTTALRLNEYAKGGAQARKVKVIWESPTLPEDPIVWRKDLDPVVKEKLRQFFLTYGQGDTPVAAQQRKNLARLSMGGFKPADDTHLLVVREMEALEQVGLARETGDKAKLAAAEKNLAGIKAERLAADGKAGLAAPAN; encoded by the coding sequence ATGATCCGCCGCACCGCACTCTCGCGCCTTGGCGTCGCCGGCCTCGGCCTCGTCGCCGCCCTGACGCTCGCCGCGTGCGGGGAGCAGAAGGCCGCCGGCCCGGCCGCCTCCAAGGACACGATCGTGTTCTCCATCCTGTCGACCGAGTCGGCCCAGAACATGGAGAGCTACTGGAAGCCCATCCTGGCCGACATGGAACAGTCGACCGGCATGAAGGTGAAGCCGTTCTTCTCGTCCAACTATTCGTCGCTGATCGTGGCCATGGGCGCCAAGCAGACCGACGTGGGCTGGTTCTCCAACGCCTCGGGCTTGGAGGCCGTGCGCCGCTCGGGCGGCGAGGTCTTCGCCCGCACCTTCGACCCGTCGGGGACCGATGGCTACAAGTCGGTGATCATCGTCCCGGCCGACAGCAAGCTGACGGTCGAGGGGCTGCTCAAGTGCGACAAGAGCCTGAACTTCGGCATCGGCGACAAGAAGTCGACCTCGGGCACTCTGGCCCCGATGACCTACCTGTTCATCCCGGCCGACAAGAAGCCCGAGACCTGCTTCAAGACCGTGCTCAGCGCCAGCCATGACGCCAACCTGTTCGCGGTGGCCAACCACAAGCTGGACGCGGCCACCAACAACACCACGGCCCTGCGCCTGAACGAGTACGCCAAGGGCGGCGCCCAGGCCAGGAAGGTCAAGGTGATCTGGGAGTCGCCGACCCTGCCGGAGGATCCGATCGTCTGGCGCAAGGATCTCGACCCGGTGGTGAAGGAAAAGCTGCGCCAGTTCTTCCTGACCTACGGCCAGGGCGACACCCCGGTCGCGGCCCAGCAGCGCAAGAACCTGGCGCGCCTGTCGATGGGCGGCTTCAAGCCCGCCGACGACACCCACCTGCTGGTGGTGCGCGAGATGGAGGCCCTGGAGCAGGTCGGCCTGGCCCGCGAGACCGGCGACAAGGCCAAGCTGGCGGCGGCCGAGAAAAACCTGGCCGGCATCAAGGCCGAGCGCCTGGCCGCCGACGGCAAGGCCGGCCTGGCCGCGCCGGCCAACTGA
- a CDS encoding DUF488 family protein, whose translation MPPLATIGYELDTLDGMIGRLKAAGVKAVVDVRAVAASRRPGFSKTMLGNSLRAEGIDYVHLRPLGTPKAGREAARAGRTDEMRAIFHAHLAEPAAQVALGEATALAEDGPIALLCYEHEARCCHRAIVADEIRARLKCEVVDL comes from the coding sequence ATGCCGCCGCTGGCCACCATCGGATACGAGCTGGACACCCTGGACGGCATGATCGGCCGCCTGAAGGCGGCGGGGGTGAAGGCCGTCGTCGACGTCCGCGCCGTGGCCGCCTCGCGCCGGCCGGGCTTTTCCAAGACCATGCTGGGCAACAGCCTCCGGGCCGAGGGGATCGACTACGTTCACCTGCGGCCGCTGGGTACGCCCAAGGCCGGCCGCGAGGCGGCCCGGGCGGGACGAACGGACGAGATGCGCGCGATCTTCCACGCCCACCTGGCCGAGCCCGCCGCCCAGGTGGCGCTGGGCGAGGCCACGGCCCTGGCCGAGGACGGTCCTATCGCCCTGCTCTGTTACGAGCACGAGGCCCGGTGCTGCCACCGGGCCATCGTGGCCGACGAGATCCGGGCCCGGCTGAAGTGCGAGGTGGTGGATCTGTGA
- a CDS encoding 1,9-bis(guanidino)-5-aza-nonane synthase, with amino-acid sequence MNAPVPNNQKAELLQNVVEHIDITSFDARPIIDSMRKMSFSSRDTARAADIFNMALEDKSCSPWLILAGSTSAGGCMHVYRDMVKNGMIDAVVATGASIVDMDFFEALGFKHYQAAGPVDDNVLRDNYIDRIYDTYIDEEELQNCDHTILEICNRLEPRAYSSREFIWEMGKWLSEGNAKKQGSLIQTAYEEGVPIFCPAFVDSSAGFGLVKHQKERIAAKQPYLMIDAVADFRELTDIKIAAGTTGLFMVGGGVPKNFAQDTVVCAEILGVEADMHKYAVQITVADVRDGACSSSTLKEAASWGKVNTTYEQMVFAEATTVVPLIASDAYHREHWKGREKPRWQKLFGK; translated from the coding sequence ATGAACGCTCCCGTTCCGAACAACCAGAAGGCCGAGCTGCTGCAGAACGTGGTCGAGCATATCGACATCACGTCGTTCGACGCCCGCCCGATCATCGACTCCATGCGCAAGATGTCGTTCAGCTCGCGCGACACCGCCCGCGCCGCCGACATCTTCAACATGGCGCTGGAGGACAAGTCCTGCTCGCCCTGGCTGATCCTGGCCGGCTCCACCTCGGCCGGCGGCTGCATGCACGTCTACCGCGACATGGTGAAGAACGGCATGATCGACGCCGTGGTCGCCACCGGCGCCTCGATCGTCGACATGGACTTCTTCGAGGCCCTGGGCTTCAAGCACTATCAGGCCGCCGGCCCCGTCGACGACAACGTGCTGCGCGACAACTACATCGACCGCATCTACGACACCTATATCGACGAGGAAGAACTCCAGAACTGCGACCACACGATCCTGGAGATCTGCAATCGCCTGGAGCCGCGCGCCTATTCCTCGCGCGAGTTCATCTGGGAGATGGGCAAGTGGCTGTCCGAGGGCAACGCCAAGAAGCAAGGCTCGCTGATCCAGACCGCCTATGAAGAAGGCGTGCCGATCTTCTGCCCGGCCTTCGTCGACAGCTCGGCCGGCTTTGGCCTGGTCAAGCACCAGAAGGAACGCATCGCCGCCAAGCAGCCCTATCTGATGATCGACGCGGTCGCGGACTTCCGCGAACTGACTGACATCAAGATCGCGGCCGGCACCACGGGCCTGTTCATGGTCGGCGGCGGCGTGCCCAAGAACTTCGCCCAGGACACCGTCGTCTGCGCCGAGATCCTCGGCGTCGAGGCCGACATGCACAAGTACGCGGTCCAGATCACCGTGGCCGACGTCCGCGACGGCGCCTGCAGCAGCTCGACGCTGAAGGAAGCCGCCTCGTGGGGCAAGGTCAACACCACCTACGAGCAGATGGTGTTCGCCGAGGCCACCACCGTGGTGCCGCTGATCGCCTCGGACGCCTATCACCGCGAGCACTGGAAGGGCCGCGAAAAGCCGCGCTGGCAGAAGCTGTTCGGCAAGTAG
- the phnE gene encoding phosphonate ABC transporter, permease protein PhnE yields the protein MSDAIPPPPSKPLSARAFDLLLWGGVIALLVVSFKPAEIDKFPQLFSDASKMQGFASGFFSPFGDPKAFMAADWELYIGKMWQTIQMALWGTALAIVVAIPLGLLGARNISPWWIQQPVRRLLDLIRSIPDLVVALIFITAVGLGPFAGVMALMFNTGGVLAKLFAEAVESIDKGPVEGVRATGAIKLAEVVWGVIPQVAPLWTSYALYRFESSSRSATVLGLIGAGGVGQVLLDSINGFQYDQTGCIVLVIVVAVSLIDLLSQIIRTRLL from the coding sequence ATGAGCGACGCCATCCCGCCCCCGCCCAGCAAGCCGCTCTCGGCGCGGGCCTTCGACCTGCTGTTGTGGGGCGGGGTGATCGCCCTGCTGGTGGTCAGCTTCAAGCCGGCCGAGATCGACAAGTTTCCGCAGCTGTTCAGCGACGCCAGCAAGATGCAGGGCTTCGCCAGCGGCTTCTTCTCGCCGTTCGGCGATCCCAAGGCGTTCATGGCCGCCGACTGGGAGCTGTACATCGGCAAGATGTGGCAGACGATCCAGATGGCCCTGTGGGGCACGGCCCTGGCCATCGTCGTGGCCATCCCGCTGGGCCTGCTGGGCGCGCGCAACATCAGCCCGTGGTGGATCCAGCAGCCGGTGCGTCGCCTGCTGGACCTGATCCGCTCGATCCCCGACCTGGTGGTGGCGCTGATCTTCATCACGGCCGTGGGCCTGGGCCCGTTCGCCGGGGTCATGGCCCTGATGTTCAACACCGGCGGCGTGCTGGCCAAGCTGTTCGCCGAGGCGGTCGAGTCGATCGACAAGGGTCCGGTCGAGGGCGTGCGGGCGACCGGCGCGATCAAGCTGGCTGAGGTGGTCTGGGGGGTGATCCCGCAGGTGGCGCCGCTGTGGACCAGCTATGCGCTGTACCGCTTCGAAAGCTCCAGCCGGTCGGCGACCGTCCTGGGTCTGATCGGGGCCGGCGGGGTGGGCCAAGTGCTGCTCGATTCGATCAACGGCTTCCAGTACGACCAGACCGGCTGCATTGTCCTGGTCATCGTCGTGGCCGTTTCGCTGATCGACCTTCTGTCGCAGATCATCCGCACACGTCTGCTTTAA
- a CDS encoding type III PLP-dependent enzyme, with the protein MHTYHNPLDLVRERSPERPVALVRPDAVSVAARWFQAEFKGDVFYAVKANPSPWVIRELADAGVRSFDVASLNEVELVGEHAPGSRMAFMHPVKSRVAISAAYFDHGVRTFSFDTHEELAKILDATGQAKDLNLIVRMGVQAEGAAYSLSGKFGVESHNAPALLLAARRSTQDLMGVSFHVGSQCMRPTAYQAAMAQASRALVRAGVLADVVDVGGGFPSIYPGMVPPDMSEYLAAIDRGFADMMVHETTELWCEPGRALVAEASSLLVKVELKKGDALYLNDGSYGSLFDAAHMKWPFPVKLFRKNGEVVEEGLKPFRFYGPTCDSVDHMPGPFYLPESVDEGDYIEIGMLGAYGVAMSTRFNGFGETDIAQVSDAPMASMYGLAKRSIATPRPEAEERKIVRFSRPKGAAGKKRRRR; encoded by the coding sequence TTGCACACGTACCATAATCCCCTGGACCTGGTCCGTGAGCGGTCACCGGAACGTCCCGTCGCACTCGTGCGGCCCGACGCGGTTTCCGTAGCGGCGCGCTGGTTCCAGGCTGAATTCAAAGGCGACGTCTTTTACGCGGTGAAGGCCAATCCTTCGCCGTGGGTGATCCGCGAGCTGGCGGACGCCGGCGTGCGGTCGTTCGACGTGGCCTCGCTGAACGAGGTCGAGCTGGTCGGCGAGCACGCTCCCGGCTCGCGCATGGCCTTCATGCATCCGGTGAAGAGCCGGGTGGCGATCTCGGCCGCCTATTTCGATCACGGCGTGCGGACCTTCTCGTTCGACACCCATGAGGAACTGGCCAAGATCCTCGACGCCACCGGCCAGGCCAAGGACCTGAACCTGATCGTCCGCATGGGCGTGCAGGCCGAGGGCGCGGCCTACAGCCTGTCGGGCAAGTTCGGCGTCGAGTCGCACAACGCCCCGGCCCTGCTGCTGGCGGCCCGTCGCTCCACCCAGGACCTGATGGGCGTGTCGTTCCACGTCGGCAGCCAGTGCATGCGCCCCACCGCCTACCAGGCGGCCATGGCCCAGGCCTCGCGCGCCTTGGTGCGGGCCGGCGTGCTGGCCGACGTCGTCGACGTCGGCGGCGGCTTCCCGTCGATCTATCCCGGCATGGTGCCGCCGGACATGTCCGAATACCTGGCGGCCATCGACCGGGGCTTCGCCGACATGATGGTCCACGAGACCACCGAGCTGTGGTGCGAACCCGGCCGGGCCCTGGTGGCCGAGGCCTCGTCCCTGCTGGTCAAGGTCGAGCTGAAGAAGGGCGACGCGCTCTATCTGAACGACGGCTCGTACGGCTCGCTGTTCGACGCGGCCCACATGAAATGGCCGTTCCCGGTCAAGCTGTTCCGCAAGAACGGCGAAGTGGTGGAAGAGGGCCTCAAGCCGTTCCGCTTCTACGGCCCCACCTGCGACAGCGTCGACCACATGCCCGGCCCGTTCTACCTGCCGGAAAGCGTCGACGAGGGCGACTACATCGAGATCGGCATGCTGGGCGCCTATGGCGTGGCCATGTCGACCCGCTTCAACGGCTTTGGGGAAACCGACATCGCCCAGGTTTCGGACGCCCCGATGGCCTCGATGTACGGCCTGGCCAAGCGCTCGATCGCCACGCCCCGGCCCGAGGCCGAGGAACGCAAGATCGTCCGCTTCTCGCGCCCCAAGGGCGCGGCCGGCAAGAAGCGGCGGCGTAGATAG